From Nicotiana tabacum cultivar K326 chromosome 22, ASM71507v2, whole genome shotgun sequence, one genomic window encodes:
- the LOC107780875 gene encoding uncharacterized protein LOC107780875 isoform X3 → MSMPITASRTKSTGEVVFVCGNSFPQQKIRCYEGKVLDRLLTSIKREIATARNSNVSLPEKLWLKLQFSVGVNEITRVLERMPPIPANERSSLSAKAVLVASDCHPRLLTKHLESLAISKKVPIVFVKDNKRGSLRLGELVKLKTAIAIGVKDKGNQFNKFISNEIIHNFE, encoded by the exons ATGAGTATGCCAATTACTGCTTCTAGAACCAAATCTACCGGAGAAGTTGTCTTCGTTTGCGGCAACTCTTTCCCTCAACAGAAAAT CAGGTGCTATGAAGGTAAAGTTCTGGACCGTCTTCTCACATCGATTAAGAG GGAGATAGCGACAGCCAGAAACTCTAACGTATCTTTACCTGAGAAACTTTGGCTTAAG CTACAGTTTTCAGTAGGGGTGAATGAAATTACGCGGGTACTTGAGAGAATGCCGCCGATTCCTGCTAATGAACGATCATCACTATCGGCTAAG GCTGTACTAGTAGCATCTGATTGTCATCCGCGGTTGCTGACCAAACATCTGGAAAGCTTGGCTATTTCAAAAAAAGTACCAATTGTCTTTGTCAAAGATAACAAAAGAGGTTCTTTGAGATTAGGTGAATTGGTAAAACTTAAAACTGCAATTGCCATTGGCGTTAAG GATAAAGGCAACCAGTTTAATAAATTCATCAGCAACGAAATCATCCATAACTTTGAATGA
- the LOC107780875 gene encoding uncharacterized protein LOC107780875 isoform X1 translates to MSMPITASRTKSTGEVVFVCGNSFPQQKIRCYEGKVLDRLLTSIKREIATARNSNVSLPEKLWLKLQFSVGVNEITRVLERMPPIPANERSSLSAKVHSARIQAVLVASDCHPRLLTKHLESLAISKKVPIVFVKDNKRGSLRLGELVKLKTAIAIGVKDKGNQFNKFISNEIIHNFE, encoded by the exons ATGAGTATGCCAATTACTGCTTCTAGAACCAAATCTACCGGAGAAGTTGTCTTCGTTTGCGGCAACTCTTTCCCTCAACAGAAAAT CAGGTGCTATGAAGGTAAAGTTCTGGACCGTCTTCTCACATCGATTAAGAG GGAGATAGCGACAGCCAGAAACTCTAACGTATCTTTACCTGAGAAACTTTGGCTTAAG CTACAGTTTTCAGTAGGGGTGAATGAAATTACGCGGGTACTTGAGAGAATGCCGCCGATTCCTGCTAATGAACGATCATCACTATCGGCTAAGGTGCATTCTGCTAGAATTCAG GCTGTACTAGTAGCATCTGATTGTCATCCGCGGTTGCTGACCAAACATCTGGAAAGCTTGGCTATTTCAAAAAAAGTACCAATTGTCTTTGTCAAAGATAACAAAAGAGGTTCTTTGAGATTAGGTGAATTGGTAAAACTTAAAACTGCAATTGCCATTGGCGTTAAG GATAAAGGCAACCAGTTTAATAAATTCATCAGCAACGAAATCATCCATAACTTTGAATGA
- the LOC107780875 gene encoding uncharacterized protein LOC107780875 isoform X2 — MSMPITASRTKSTGEVVFVCGNSFPQQKMCYEGKVLDRLLTSIKREIATARNSNVSLPEKLWLKLQFSVGVNEITRVLERMPPIPANERSSLSAKVHSARIQAVLVASDCHPRLLTKHLESLAISKKVPIVFVKDNKRGSLRLGELVKLKTAIAIGVKDKGNQFNKFISNEIIHNFE, encoded by the exons ATGAGTATGCCAATTACTGCTTCTAGAACCAAATCTACCGGAGAAGTTGTCTTCGTTTGCGGCAACTCTTTCCCTCAACAGAAAAT GTGCTATGAAGGTAAAGTTCTGGACCGTCTTCTCACATCGATTAAGAG GGAGATAGCGACAGCCAGAAACTCTAACGTATCTTTACCTGAGAAACTTTGGCTTAAG CTACAGTTTTCAGTAGGGGTGAATGAAATTACGCGGGTACTTGAGAGAATGCCGCCGATTCCTGCTAATGAACGATCATCACTATCGGCTAAGGTGCATTCTGCTAGAATTCAG GCTGTACTAGTAGCATCTGATTGTCATCCGCGGTTGCTGACCAAACATCTGGAAAGCTTGGCTATTTCAAAAAAAGTACCAATTGTCTTTGTCAAAGATAACAAAAGAGGTTCTTTGAGATTAGGTGAATTGGTAAAACTTAAAACTGCAATTGCCATTGGCGTTAAG GATAAAGGCAACCAGTTTAATAAATTCATCAGCAACGAAATCATCCATAACTTTGAATGA
- the LOC107780877 gene encoding protein S-acyltransferase 18 isoform X1, whose amino-acid sequence MNNMRRHGWQRPLHTLQIVGISVFCFLLLTFYCFLGLLLGSRIAEITVTSVFTFVALSAAFLFIRCAAIDPTDRTRFRVKKKSNRTGFSNVNYGFVLGQVIMRFIRRIERRVLKTFIRRKYLDPLKSNPHLEPLLTYPLLVKDDLVTPQTREDDISFCSLCDFEVKKHSKHCRTCNRCVEGFDHHCRWLNNCVGKKNYTTFIFLMISLLIMLLIEGGTAVAIFVRCFANKRSIEQEIHIRFNAKFPRGVLATFCVILFLMTSYCSAALGQLFFFHIVLIRKGMRTYDYILAMREENQSMELLESSEDSDSSSDESIDFDSPEKPSLISQLTCREKRMNQIPQTVSIKIDGETESSTLKEKRGFRANIDPWKLISMSREKALQAAEKAKERLIKQKEIVDPMKPLPLETRSGPLMNLDTNRVPLAVANSRELGLTKDIITKGRLTRSGGSPLQLSSPRRRCSYSPTVGIPTPRSGNATVASPSPKHRYKGNFDLKLTQVSRELETYISRQVLFSALKKENEIAASPR is encoded by the exons ATGAACAATATGAGACGCCATGGCTGGCAACGTCCTCTTCACACGTTGCAG ATAGTGGGAATTTCAGTCTTCTGTTTCCTCTTACTGACTTTTTACTGCTTCCTGGGTCTTCTCCTCGGTAGTAGGATTGCTGAAATCACTGTCACCTCTGTTTTCACCTTCGTG GCACTTTCTGCTGCATTTTTGTTTATAAGGTGTGCGGCCATTGATCCAACTGACAGGACGAGGTTCAGAGTGAAGAAAAAAAGCAATCGCACAGGGTTTTCGAACGTTAATTATGGATTTGTGTTGGGTCAAGTTATTATGAGATTTATAAGGAGAATAGAGAGGAGAGTCCTTAAGACCTTCATAAGGAGAAAGTACTTGGATCCTTTGAAGAGTAATCCTCATTTGGAGCCTTTGCTCACATATCCCCTTCTCGTCAAAGATGATTTGGTCACGCCACAGACAAGGGAGGATGACATTTCGTTTTGTTCGCTTTGTGATTTTGAG GTTAAAAAGCATAGCAAACACTGTCGGACCTGCAACCGATGTGTGGAGGGATTTGATCACCACTGCAGA TGGTTAAACAATTGTGTCGGGAAGAAGAACTATACCACCTTCATTTTTCTAATGATATCCCTCTTGATAATG CTGCTTATTGAAGGAGGGACTGCTGTTGCCATATTTGTAAGGTGCTTTGCCAACAAAAGGAGCATAGAGCAAGAGATTCATATAAGATTCAATGCCAAGTTCCCTAGAGGAGTTCTTGCAACATTTTGT GTGATTTTGTTTCTAATGACATCATATTGTTCGGCAGCACTGGGGCAGCTTTTCTTCTTTCATATAGTTCTCATCCGAAAG GGAATGAGAACTTATGATTACATTTTAGCAATGAGAGAGGAGAACCAGTCTATGGAGCTTTTAGAGTCATCAGAAGATTCAGATTCCTCCTCGGATGAGAGTATCGACTTTGATTCACCTGAGAAGCCATCACTTATTTCACAACTTACATGCAGAGAAAAAAGAATGAATCAG ATCCCGCAGACAGTATCAATAAAAATTGATGGAGAAACTGAATCGTCCACATTGAAAGAAAAGCGAGGTTTTCGAGCTAACATTGACCCGTGGAAACTTATAAGTATGAGTAGAGAGAAAGCTCTACAAGCAGCTGAAAAGGCAAAGGAACGGCTCATCAAGCAGAAGGAAATAGTAGACCCAATGAAGCCACTACCACTAGAAACAAGAAGTGGACCACTGATGAATTTGGATACTAATAGAGTTCCCTTAGCTGTGGCGAACAGTAGGGAACTTGGTTTGACAAAAGATATCATCACAAAAGGGAGGCTAACCCGTAGTGGGGGATCGCCATTGCAGCTCTCTAGTCCAAGGCGACGATGTTCCTATTCTCCAACAGTTGGTATCCCTACACCTCGTAGTGGTAATGCTACTGTAGCATctccatcaccaaaacatagataTAAAGGCAATTTCGATTTGAAATTAACGCAAGTCTCCAGGGAACTTGAGACTTACATTTCGAGGCAGGTATTATTTTCTGCcttgaagaaagaaaatgagattGCAGCATCGCCAAGATAA
- the LOC107780877 gene encoding protein S-acyltransferase 18 isoform X2 produces the protein MAGNVLFTRCSRIAEITVTSVFTFVALSAAFLFIRCAAIDPTDRTRFRVKKKSNRTGFSNVNYGFVLGQVIMRFIRRIERRVLKTFIRRKYLDPLKSNPHLEPLLTYPLLVKDDLVTPQTREDDISFCSLCDFEVKKHSKHCRTCNRCVEGFDHHCRWLNNCVGKKNYTTFIFLMISLLIMLLIEGGTAVAIFVRCFANKRSIEQEIHIRFNAKFPRGVLATFCVILFLMTSYCSAALGQLFFFHIVLIRKGMRTYDYILAMREENQSMELLESSEDSDSSSDESIDFDSPEKPSLISQLTCREKRMNQIPQTVSIKIDGETESSTLKEKRGFRANIDPWKLISMSREKALQAAEKAKERLIKQKEIVDPMKPLPLETRSGPLMNLDTNRVPLAVANSRELGLTKDIITKGRLTRSGGSPLQLSSPRRRCSYSPTVGIPTPRSGNATVASPSPKHRYKGNFDLKLTQVSRELETYISRQVLFSALKKENEIAASPR, from the exons ATGGCTGGCAACGTCCTCTTCACACGTTGCAG TAGGATTGCTGAAATCACTGTCACCTCTGTTTTCACCTTCGTG GCACTTTCTGCTGCATTTTTGTTTATAAGGTGTGCGGCCATTGATCCAACTGACAGGACGAGGTTCAGAGTGAAGAAAAAAAGCAATCGCACAGGGTTTTCGAACGTTAATTATGGATTTGTGTTGGGTCAAGTTATTATGAGATTTATAAGGAGAATAGAGAGGAGAGTCCTTAAGACCTTCATAAGGAGAAAGTACTTGGATCCTTTGAAGAGTAATCCTCATTTGGAGCCTTTGCTCACATATCCCCTTCTCGTCAAAGATGATTTGGTCACGCCACAGACAAGGGAGGATGACATTTCGTTTTGTTCGCTTTGTGATTTTGAG GTTAAAAAGCATAGCAAACACTGTCGGACCTGCAACCGATGTGTGGAGGGATTTGATCACCACTGCAGA TGGTTAAACAATTGTGTCGGGAAGAAGAACTATACCACCTTCATTTTTCTAATGATATCCCTCTTGATAATG CTGCTTATTGAAGGAGGGACTGCTGTTGCCATATTTGTAAGGTGCTTTGCCAACAAAAGGAGCATAGAGCAAGAGATTCATATAAGATTCAATGCCAAGTTCCCTAGAGGAGTTCTTGCAACATTTTGT GTGATTTTGTTTCTAATGACATCATATTGTTCGGCAGCACTGGGGCAGCTTTTCTTCTTTCATATAGTTCTCATCCGAAAG GGAATGAGAACTTATGATTACATTTTAGCAATGAGAGAGGAGAACCAGTCTATGGAGCTTTTAGAGTCATCAGAAGATTCAGATTCCTCCTCGGATGAGAGTATCGACTTTGATTCACCTGAGAAGCCATCACTTATTTCACAACTTACATGCAGAGAAAAAAGAATGAATCAG ATCCCGCAGACAGTATCAATAAAAATTGATGGAGAAACTGAATCGTCCACATTGAAAGAAAAGCGAGGTTTTCGAGCTAACATTGACCCGTGGAAACTTATAAGTATGAGTAGAGAGAAAGCTCTACAAGCAGCTGAAAAGGCAAAGGAACGGCTCATCAAGCAGAAGGAAATAGTAGACCCAATGAAGCCACTACCACTAGAAACAAGAAGTGGACCACTGATGAATTTGGATACTAATAGAGTTCCCTTAGCTGTGGCGAACAGTAGGGAACTTGGTTTGACAAAAGATATCATCACAAAAGGGAGGCTAACCCGTAGTGGGGGATCGCCATTGCAGCTCTCTAGTCCAAGGCGACGATGTTCCTATTCTCCAACAGTTGGTATCCCTACACCTCGTAGTGGTAATGCTACTGTAGCATctccatcaccaaaacatagataTAAAGGCAATTTCGATTTGAAATTAACGCAAGTCTCCAGGGAACTTGAGACTTACATTTCGAGGCAGGTATTATTTTCTGCcttgaagaaagaaaatgagattGCAGCATCGCCAAGATAA
- the LOC107780878 gene encoding protoporphyrinogen oxidase, chloroplastic-like, with amino-acid sequence MTTTPVANHPNIFTHRSPPSSSSSSSSSSSSPSAFLTRTSFLPFSSICKRNSVNCNGWRTRCSVAKDYTVPSSAVDGGPAAELDCVIVGAGISGLCIAQVMSANYPNLMVTEARDRAGGNITTVERDGYLWEEGPNSFQPSDPMLTMAVDCGLKDDLVLGDPNAPRFVLWKGKLRPVPSKLTDLPFFDLMSIPGKLRAGFGAIGLRPSPPGHEESVEQFVRRNLGGEVFERLIEPFCSGVYAGDPSKLSMKAAFGKVWKLEETGGSIIGGTFKAIKERSSTPKAPRDPRLPKPKGQTVGSFRKGLRMLPDAISARLGSKLKLSWKLSSITKSEKGGYRLTYETPEGVVSLQSRSIVMTVPSYVASNILRPLSVAAADALSNFYYPPVGAVTISYPQEAIRDERLVDGELKGFGQLHPRTQGVETLGTIYSSSLFPNRAPKGRVLLLNYIGGAKNPEILSKTESQLVEVVDRDLRKMLIEPKAQDPLVVGVRVWPQAIPQFLVGHLGTLSTAKAAMSDNGLEGLFLGGNYVSGVALGRCVEGAYEVASEVTGFLSRYAYK; translated from the exons ATGACAACAACTCCCGTCGCCAATCATCCTAATATTTTCACTCACCGGTCGCCGccgtcctcctcctcctcctcctcctcctcctcctcgtcTCCATCGGCATTCTTAACTCGTACGAGTTTCCTCCCTTTCTCTTCCATCTGCAAGCGCAATAGTGTCAATTGCAATGGCTGGAGAACACGATGCTCCGTTGCCAAAGATTACACAGTTCCTTCCTCAGCGGTCGACGGCGGACCCGCCGCGGAGCTGGACTGTGTTATAGTCGGGGCAGGAATTAGTGGCCTCTGCATTGCGCAGGTGATGTCCGCTAATTACCCCAATTTGATGGTAACCGAAGCGAGAGATCGTGCCGGTGGCAACATAACGACAGTGGAAAGAGACGGCTATTTGTGGGAAGAAGGTCCGAACAGTTTCCAGCCGTCCGATCCTATGTTGACTATGGCAGTAGATTGTGGATTGAAGGatgatttggtgttgggagatCCTAATGCGCCTCGTTTCGTCTTGTGGAAGGGTAAATTAAGGCCCGTACCTTCCAAACTCACTGATCTTCCCTTTTTTGATTTGATGAGTATTCCTGGCAAGCTGAGAGCTGGTTTTGGTGCCATTGGCCTCCGCCCTTCACCTCCA GGTCATGAGGAATCAGTTGAGCAGTTCGTGCGTCGTAATCTTGGTGGTGAAGTCTTTGAACGCTTGATAGAACCATTTTGTTCTG GTGTTTATGCTGGTGATCCCTCAAAACTGAGTATGAAAGCAGCATTTgggaaagtttggaagttggaagaaaCTGGTGGTAGCATTATTGGAGGAACCTTTAAAGCAATAAAGGAGAGATCCAGTACACCTAAAGCGCCTCGTGATCC GCGTTTACCAAAACCAAAAGGACAGACAGTTGGATCATTCAGGAAGGGTCTGAGAATGCTGCCGGATGCAATCAGTGCAAG ATTGGGAAGCAAATTAAAACTATCATGGAAGCTTTCTAGCATTACAAAGTCAGAAAAAGGAGGATATCGCTTGACATACGAGACACCAGAAGGAGTAGTTTCTCTTCAAAGTCGAAGCATTGTCATGACTGTGCCATCCTATGTAGCAAGCAACATATTACGTCCTCTTTCG GTTGCCGCAGCAGATGCACTTTCAAATTTCTACTATCCCCCAGTTGGAGCAGTCACAATTTCATATCCTCAAGAAGCTATTCGTGATGAACGTCTGGTTGATGGTGAACTAAAGGGATTTGGGCAGTTGCATCCACGTACACAGGGAGTGGAAACACTAG GAACGATATATAGTTCATCACTCTTCCCTAACCGTGCCCCAAAAGGTCGGGTGCTACTCTTGAACTACATTGGAGGAGCAAAAAATCCGGAAATTTTGTCTAAG ACGGAGAGCCAACTTGTGGAAGTAGTTGATCGTGACCTCAGAAAAATGCTTATAGAACCCAAAGCACAAGATCCCCTTGTTGTGGGTGTGCGAGTATGGCCACAAGCTATCCCACAGTTTTTGGTTGGTCATCTGGGTACGCTAAGTACTGCAAAAGCTGCTATGAGTGATAATGGGCTTGAAGGGCTGTTTCTTGGGGGTAATTATGTGTCAGGTGTAGCATTGGGGAGGTGTGTTGAAGGAGCTTATGAAGTTGCATCTGAGGTAACAGGATTTCTGTCTCGGTATGCTTACAAATGA